The window CCGCGGCGGCCCTCGTCGGTGCCGCGGGTGGCCTGGCGTTGCTGGCGACCCGAGGGCGCGGCCGACTCGCGGTAGCGGCGCTGCTCACGGTCGCCGGCCTCGCGGTGGCCGCCGGTGGCGTGCGTGGCCTGGCCGGGGACACTACGTTCGTCTGGCCGCTGCTCTGCGTCGCCGGTGGGGTGCTCGTGCTGGCCGCCGGCGTGGTCGCGTTGGCGCGCGGGCGCGGCTGGGCGGCGATGGGAGCCCGCTACGACGCCCCGGCGCCGCGCGCGAAGGCACCTGCCGCAGTAGGGCCGGATGCGCCACCGGCCGCGATGTGGGATGCCCTCGACCGCGGCGACGACCCCACGCGGTGAGACGTCGATCCTCTGGGTCCGGGCAAAAGTAAACCCGGCCCCAGAGGGACCGGGCTGTGCGATGCCCAAATGATAGCTGTCAGTGACGGCAGCTGCAATCACCAGCCCGTCGGCTTCGTGATCGGTCCGATCCGATCCGGTAACTGGGCGGCGGTCAGGTCCGCGGGTCGCAGGCGATACCACCAGTGGCCGCCGACACCGGCGACCGGTGAGCCGCTCAGTGCGCCTGCCGTGTAGCTCCGCGTCGGATTGACCACGCCGACGGGAAGCCGCTCCCGGCTGCTCGTGATCGGGAACGCGAGATCGCTGTCGTTGCTGATCACGACGGCAGCATCGACACGCTGTTCGAATTGATCGAGGAGGAGGTGAGACGCCACGTTGACGTCGGAGCCTTTCTCCTCGCGCTTGGCGACGGACACCAGGAACCGGGCGTCCGCGACCTCCACGCCGTTGCTATCTCGAAGCTTGACGGGCCAATCCGGTGTCGTGAGTACCGGCTGACCTCGGGAACCGCGAGTAGCCAGCGGACAGTACGCGACCCGGTTGACGTAGGTGCCGTACTCGATCATGTCGACGGCGTGCGCTGCGGTGAGAGCCCGTAGGTACACGTCCTGGTTCCGCTGGCGTTCGGCGTTCGAGTCACCGGCCTCGCGGGCCGTGCAATAGACGACGCGTTCGATCCGCGCCGAAGGCCATCCGGAACGGTGCTGCACTA is drawn from Cryptosporangium aurantiacum and contains these coding sequences:
- a CDS encoding Trp biosynthesis-associated membrane protein; translation: MTPSAPPGQSEPPGSRRALTVSVLAAVVGGAAAYFTTGRVWASETVERVAPLPPDTVHTTGRDLVPWAAAAALVGAAGGLALLATRGRGRLAVAALLTVAGLAVAAGGVRGLAGDTTFVWPLLCVAGGVLVLAAGVVALARGRGWAAMGARYDAPAPRAKAPAAVGPDAPPAAMWDALDRGDDPTR
- a CDS encoding NYN domain-containing protein, translated to MRVGVYIDGYNLYYGGRGLMGGRGKPGWRWLDLRQLSAALVQHRSGWPSARIERVVYCTAREAGDSNAERQRNQDVYLRALTAAHAVDMIEYGTYVNRVAYCPLATRGSRGQPVLTTPDWPVKLRDSNGVEVADARFLVSVAKREEKGSDVNVASHLLLDQFEQRVDAAVVISNDSDLAFPITSSRERLPVGVVNPTRSYTAGALSGSPVAGVGGHWWYRLRPADLTAAQLPDRIGPITKPTGW